The Anaerolineales bacterium genomic sequence CATGGTGCTTCGCATCCGAAGCTGGTGCTCGCCTACATCGACATCGCCGAAGCGGAATCCTTCCGCACGTATTGGAATGATGATTGGCGGATTGGCGATCCGGATTGGATTCTCGGGGACGATCCGGATGGTTGGGCGGACGACTTCCCGGTGGCCTTCTGGCATGACGAATGGCAATCGATCTGGATGGGGGAAGACGGACTATTGCGTCAGATTCTCGACATGGGCTACGATGGTGTGTATCTGGATTGGGTGGCGGCGTACGAAGACGAACTCGTGACAGAAGCTGCCCTTCGTGCTGGGGTGGACGCAAGATCCGAAATGATCGCCTGGGTCGGTTCGATCGGCGCAGCAATTCGGCAGGTTTGTGAGCGCTGTGTGATCGTGGCGCAAAATCCGGCAGACCTTGTCGCAGATGAAGAGTTCCGCCGGAGCATCGATGCCGTCGCCCAGGAGCACGTGTGGTTCGATGGCGGCGTTGATAACCGGCCGCAGGGGGATTGTCCACTGCCGCGCACGGCGGACGAAATCGATACGCGTGCCTATCGGGAAAGTCTGTCAACTGCGTGCCGCCGG encodes the following:
- a CDS encoding endo alpha-1,4 polygalactosaminidase; protein product: MKTFRTRCPYPFLIVALFLAVVVGCSQGGDLTHPVTLFTPNEVIKARTTTRPSQTTVSPGEEIGLAAVKHWLYLLDSELDADLLQQIAASRYDMVVLDYVPSEIDREDFPMAQVIERLHGASHPKLVLAYIDIAEAESFRTYWNDDWRIGDPDWILGDDPDGWADDFPVAFWHDEWQSIWMGEDGLLRQILDMGYDGVYLDWVAAYEDELVTEAALRAGVDARSEMIAWVGSIGAAIRQVCERCVIVAQNPADLVADEEFRRSIDAVAQEHVWFDGGVDNRPQGDCPLPRTADEIDTRAYRESLSTACRR